The following DNA comes from Mycoplasma phocoenae.
CAATACTTTATCAATCATTTTGTTAATTATTTGATTAAAGTCTGCGTAATTAAATGGTTTTATTACAGCGATTATTCCTTGATGATTTTCTCGAGTCATTTTATTCATTTCTTCACGAGAAATAAATTTAATGTTATCAAAATTAATTTTGATATTTGATCCTTTTTGAATATAAATTGTTTCAATATTGAATTTATTATCAACAGCATCTAATACTGAATTGCGACCACATATTATATTTTTATTTAATTCATGTTTCATATTTTTAATTGCTCTCTTAGTTTATCTGCCTCTACATAATTTTTATTTTTAATCATTTCTTTTCAGTTTGCATAAACTTGTTTTTGTTCATTTGTTAATTTTGTGTCTCCAATTCCAAATCCTAATGTTTTCAAAACAAAAACAAATGTAGGGGTGTTGTTTTTGTTTTTTGATAATGTATGTAATTGTTTCATAACATTAGCAAAATTCATTTGAGCAGCTTCATTAATTATTGAATTCACAATATTGTCGTCAATGCTTTGTTGTTTTTCTTCTAGTAAATATTTTTTCACGATATTGTCAAATTTAGTAATTAATGCGTTATTCGATTCAATAACTTCTTGAGTGATATTAATTGGTTTGGTTACGCCTGACGTCAATAAAATCAGCCTAAGTGTATCGCAGTTGTATTTGTCTAAAAAATCAATAGCTGTGATTACGTTACCGAGAGATTTTGACATTTTTTGGCCTTCGACATTAATGGTGCCAAAATGTATTCACTCTTTAGCTAAGGGTTTGTTGGTTAATGCTCTGAATTGAATGTTTTCGTTTTCATGATGTGGAAATTTTAAGTCAGCACCACCACCATGTAAATCAATGGTTTCATGTCCTAAGTATTCACTTATCATTGCCACGCATTCAGTATGTCAGCCAGGTCTGCCTCTACCGAATGATGAATCATATTTTATACCAACTTTAGTATCTTTTCACAAAGCAAAATCAGCAGGATGTTTTTTGTCATATGTTTGATCTTCATATTCCATGTTTTCAATTTTTTGATTACTCAATTCACCGTAGTATTCACTGTGTTTTTGAATATTAAAAAAAACATCGCTACCAACTTTATATGCTGAATCAT
Coding sequences within:
- a CDS encoding class I tRNA ligase family protein codes for the protein MKKYYLCGPTVYDEPHIGNMRPILTFDILIRSQRYLGEQIFLLHNVTDIDDKIINKAIQTNTDETHVAQMYTNRYFELLEKLNIQKPNKICKVTESINLIDKFISKLIQNDSAYKVGSDVFFNIQKHSEYYGELSNQKIENMEYEDQTYDKKHPADFALWKDTKVGIKYDSSFGRGRPGWHTECVAMISEYLGHETIDLHGGGADLKFPHHENENIQFRALTNKPLAKEWIHFGTINVEGQKMSKSLGNVITAIDFLDKYNCDTLRLILLTSGVTKPINITQEVIESNNALITKFDNIVKKYLLEEKQQSIDDNIVNSIINEAAQMNFANVMKQLHTLSKNKNNTPTFVFVLKTLGFGIGDTKLTNEQKQVYANWKEMIKNKNYVEADKLREQLKIWNMN